GAAGCCGTGGCCCGCAACCTGGAAACCATGCGCACCGAAGTTAAACATGCCGGCGCCAGGCACCGCCTCATGCGCATCATCAATGCGCTCGAGCATCCTTACGACGGGCCGGGAATTCCTGGCCGCTGGTAGCTTACACGCAATTGAGGCAGCCGGAAAACAGTTAAAAAATATCAAATAAGAGCAATAAACAAACAACCATCTCCGGTTATTAAGCCATTGGTTTTAAAAATTTACAGTTTTTATCAATGCCCAACGCTCACAACCCGGCTAACCTTCCATTGGCCGTTTTTTAACTGCCAAACGTGTACAAACTTCATTATGCCAATTACCGGCTTACCGTTTTCGGTATGGGTAAAACGGTGAGTGCCCATTTCAATAGCGCCGAAACCAGGCATGGGATACACCTCCAGGCTTTCGGGCAGCAGGTCGCGGCGTAGGTCGGCGGCTTGTTTGTTTTCAAAAATACCCTTAAAGCCGGCCATAGTGCCATCATAACCGGTAAGGCCCTTGCCATCATTATAAAACTCCACATCGGCAGTAAATAAGCCCTTCATCACATCCAGGTTGCGGTTATTAAAGGCATCAAACATTACACTATCCATATGTACAATAGTTTTAAACAATGCGGCATCCTTAGGCCTAAAAACAGCAGATTGGGCCTTAGCGCTAAAACTGCCCGCGAGGGCAAACATTACCGAAAAAAATATGCGGAAAAATAAACGGGGCATTGTCATAGCTAAAAGTATTAATTATACAATGTAGACGCATGCCACCACACCGTAGTTACGGATAATCAAAAATATTCCAATACACCACATTTTTGAAGCCCGATCGCCAAGAGGTTGGCAAATCTAAAACCCGATTGCACCCGCCTCGGATACCATTAAAGATCTTTTCCCCCACGGCCCATTTTTAACTTTTAACTTACCTAATGGCGTTGCCTGCGGACCGGGCTATCCGTTCCAAGTCCTCGCAGGCCGGAGGCGCACAAGGGCCCGCGCATGCTGTGGGCTTTCCACTGCTATCCCTAACGCGTTTTTATCTTGCTGGTAATCAATTACTGACAAGGTTGCGTCACCGCCGTTTTTAACCCGACCGTTTAAATTTGTAGCATCCGGGCAAGAGATTTAGGGTTCACGAAAAGTTGAACGAGTTTAATATTAGGGCGCCAATCCTTCTTTCCATGCCCCCTGACTCTTAACCTCCATTAGACGCATTTATATTATTAATTAAATATAAAAATATTTATCTCCATTTCTTTTGCAATTCAATTCAGATAGCTATTTTAGTACCGCCTAACAACCTTATCAAAATGACGACACCCACTAAATCCATTGCGATTAAAGTACTACCCGGCTTCAAAAGCCCCGTATCTCGCATGTTTTCACCAACTGTATTTATCCGGAATTACCGCATTGTCAGCATGAATTATCCTTGTTAATTCACGCCCTGGCTGTGCCTGTTTAAATCATTAAATCAACTTATCATTCGATATTATCCCCTTTTTTAATTATGAAAAAATCAATCTTTATCACTATCGCACTTCTTTTGGTTTCTGTTTTTGCCCATGCTCAGTGGACAACAACTGGTAGCCTCACAACTATTACTAATACCGTGGGTATAGGTACTACTGCTCCTTCATACCCATTTCATTTATACAATACTACAGCCCGAAGTACAAATAGTGGGGGCTCTGTTGATTTCGGCCTCGATTCGTACAACAATAACTTGGTGGGCTCACGCTTGTATTTCGGGCGCTCCCGCGGCACTTTAGCTGCTCCTTTGGTAGTACAAAACGGAGATTACCTTAGTCTTCTTGATTTTTATGGTCATGACGGCACTACGGCGCAACGTGCAGGACAGCTTATTTTTAAGGTTGACGGAACCCCTGCAAGCGGCATTGTTCCTGGGGCATTCCTGTTTACAACTGTAGGCTCGGATGGCGTCAATGCCGAGCGGATGCGGATCAGTTCGGGCGGCAATGTAGGTGTCGCTGCTCCAGCCCCTATTTCTACTTTCCAGGTTAATAGCGGCCCTTACAAGTTTTCTGCGGGGGGCTGCCCGGGCGGCGATTTGCATTATGGCACGGCTTATATCGGCTTTAACGCTGCGCGTATAGGGCGCGGTAATTCTGCAAACTGGACGATTGAAGGAGACGGTAGCCACAACGGCGGTGGTGTAATTTACTCTGATGTTGCCGGGACTTTATATTTAGCTCCGATACCTTCAGTCGGTACCACTACCCGTACGCTGACGGATATTGACATCAAGAATAACATCACTTTTCGCGTTGATGCTAACGGCACCACATACGCAAAGGCCATAGCCGTTCAAACAACCGGATGGCCCGATTACGTTTTCAAAAAAGACTACACCCTGCCTTCCCTAACCGATGTAAAAACCTACATCGACCAAAACCAGCACCTGCCCGAAATCCCGTCAGCACAGCAAATCGAAAAAGACGGCGTTAATGTGGGTGAGATGAATAGGCTGCTGCTTAAAAAGGTGGAGGAGTTGACTTTGTATTTGATTGAGAAGGATAAACAGGACA
The genomic region above belongs to Mucilaginibacter sp. KACC 22773 and contains:
- a CDS encoding DUF6965 family protein, producing MTEQELTAYFETADLPQTLRIDRATTQHDVKEAVARNLETMRTEVKHAGARHRLMRIINALEHPYDGPGIPGRW
- a CDS encoding nuclear transport factor 2 family protein — protein: MPRLFFRIFFSVMFALAGSFSAKAQSAVFRPKDAALFKTIVHMDSVMFDAFNNRNLDVMKGLFTADVEFYNDGKGLTGYDGTMAGFKGIFENKQAADLRRDLLPESLEVYPMPGFGAIEMGTHRFTHTENGKPVIGIMKFVHVWQLKNGQWKVSRVVSVGH